One window of the Betta splendens chromosome 21, fBetSpl5.4, whole genome shotgun sequence genome contains the following:
- the gtdc1 gene encoding glycosyltransferase-like domain-containing protein 1 isoform X5 — protein MATSAIVGAGLMQSECPTVLLLEPFYGGSHKQLIDLLKANVDGCSVFTLPAKKWHWRARTAALYFSQTIPTCPSYRVLFSSSVLNLCELVALRPDLAHLKKVLYFHENQLLYPVRKDQDRDFQYGYNQVLSCLVSDVVAFNSCFNMDSFLSSISSFMKKIPDHRPRDLDQLIRPKCVVLNYPVQFPDVSRLLPKYKVARRQTELQPVGSVELPYQSTPEPTTTQNPSMEEATEALLKPLHIVWPHRWEHDKNPDLFFSTLLRLKEKQLDFKLSVLGETFTDVPEIFSEARHLLDPHILNWGFLSSKEDYLGVLCQADVVVSTAKHEFFGVAISSQETSVP, from the exons ATGGCAACGTCTGCTATCGTTGGCGCCGGACTAATGCAGTCAGAG TGTCCCAcagtcctgctgctggagccctTTTACGGAGGTTCGCACAAACAGCTGATCGACTTGCTGAAAGCTAACGTTGATGGTTGTTCAGTCTTCACCCTCCCTGCTAAGAAATGGCACTGGAGAGCAAGAACAGCGGCGCTGTACTTCAGCCAGACCATCCCTACCTGCCCATCGTACAG AGTCCtgttcagcagctcagtccTTAATCTGTGTGAGCTGGTAGCTCTCAGACCAGATCTGGCTCATTTAAAAAAGGTTCTGTACTTCCATGAGAACCAGCTGCTTTATCCAGTTCGCAAAGACCAGGACAGGGACTTCCAGTACGGATACAACCAGGTCCTCTCATG TCTGGTGTCAGATGTGGTGGCGTTTAACTCATGCTTCAACATGGATtccttcctgtcctccatctcctccttcatgAAGAAGATCCCGGACCACCGACCTAGAGACTTGGACCAGCTAATTCGTCCTAAGTGTGTGGTCTTGAACTACCCGGTCCAATTCCCTGATGTCAGCAG GCTGCTGCCCAAATACAAAGTGGCCCGCAGACAGACGGAGCTCCAGCCTGTAGG GTCTGTGGAGCTTCCATATCAGTCCACACCTGAACCCACAACTACCCAGAATCCTAGTATGGAAGAAGCCACTGAAGCCCTGCTGAAACCTTTGCATATTGTCTGGCCTCACAGGTG ggaACACGACAAAAACCCGGATCTGTTCTTCAGCACTCTTCTCCGACTGAAGGAGAAACAACTGGATTTTAAGCTGTCTGTGCTGGGAGAGACGTTTACTGATGTCCCAG AGATCTTCTCTGAGGCCAGACATCTGCTGGACCCCCACATCCTGAACTGGGGTTTCCTGTCCAGTAAAGAAGATTACCTTGGAGTGCTGTGTCAGGCCGACGTGGTTGTCTCCACAGCCAAACACGAATTCTTCGGCGTGGCCAT
- the gtdc1 gene encoding glycosyltransferase-like domain-containing protein 1 isoform X3: protein MATSAIVGAGLMQSECPTVLLLEPFYGGSHKQLIDLLKANVDGCSVFTLPAKKWHWRARTAALYFSQTIPTCPSYRVLFSSSVLNLCELVALRPDLAHLKKVLYFHENQLLYPVRKDQDRDFQYGYNQVLSCLVSDVVAFNSCFNMDSFLSSISSFMKKIPDHRPRDLDQLIRPKCVVLNYPVQFPDVSRLLPKYKVARRQTELQPVGSVELPYQSTPEPTTTQNPSMEEATEALLKPLHIVWPHRWEHDKNPDLFFSTLLRLKEKQLDFKLSVLGETFTDVPEIFSEARHLLDPHILNWGFLSSKEDYLGVLCQADVVVSTAKHEFFGVAIIKAGKTRKHVVLERFKPGGP from the exons ATGGCAACGTCTGCTATCGTTGGCGCCGGACTAATGCAGTCAGAG TGTCCCAcagtcctgctgctggagccctTTTACGGAGGTTCGCACAAACAGCTGATCGACTTGCTGAAAGCTAACGTTGATGGTTGTTCAGTCTTCACCCTCCCTGCTAAGAAATGGCACTGGAGAGCAAGAACAGCGGCGCTGTACTTCAGCCAGACCATCCCTACCTGCCCATCGTACAG AGTCCtgttcagcagctcagtccTTAATCTGTGTGAGCTGGTAGCTCTCAGACCAGATCTGGCTCATTTAAAAAAGGTTCTGTACTTCCATGAGAACCAGCTGCTTTATCCAGTTCGCAAAGACCAGGACAGGGACTTCCAGTACGGATACAACCAGGTCCTCTCATG TCTGGTGTCAGATGTGGTGGCGTTTAACTCATGCTTCAACATGGATtccttcctgtcctccatctcctccttcatgAAGAAGATCCCGGACCACCGACCTAGAGACTTGGACCAGCTAATTCGTCCTAAGTGTGTGGTCTTGAACTACCCGGTCCAATTCCCTGATGTCAGCAG GCTGCTGCCCAAATACAAAGTGGCCCGCAGACAGACGGAGCTCCAGCCTGTAGG GTCTGTGGAGCTTCCATATCAGTCCACACCTGAACCCACAACTACCCAGAATCCTAGTATGGAAGAAGCCACTGAAGCCCTGCTGAAACCTTTGCATATTGTCTGGCCTCACAGGTG ggaACACGACAAAAACCCGGATCTGTTCTTCAGCACTCTTCTCCGACTGAAGGAGAAACAACTGGATTTTAAGCTGTCTGTGCTGGGAGAGACGTTTACTGATGTCCCAG AGATCTTCTCTGAGGCCAGACATCTGCTGGACCCCCACATCCTGAACTGGGGTTTCCTGTCCAGTAAAGAAGATTACCTTGGAGTGCTGTGTCAGGCCGACGTGGTTGTCTCCACAGCCAAACACGAATTCTTCGGCGTGGCCAT
- the gtdc1 gene encoding glycosyltransferase-like domain-containing protein 1 isoform X4: protein MATSAIVGAGLMQSECPTVLLLEPFYGGSHKQLIDLLKANVDGCSVFTLPAKKWHWRARTAALYFSQTIPTCPSYRVLFSSSVLNLCELVALRPDLAHLKKVLYFHENQLLYPVRKDQDRDFQYGYNQVLSCLVSDVVAFNSCFNMDSFLSSISSFMKKIPDHRPRDLDQLIRPKCVVLNYPVQFPDVSRLLPKYKVARRQTELQPVGSVELPYQSTPEPTTTQNPSMEEATEALLKPLHIVWPHRWEHDKNPDLFFSTLLRLKEKQLDFKLSVLGETFTDVPEIFSEARHLLDPHILNWGFLSSKEDYLGVLCQADVVVSTAKHEFFGVAMITSCQTIQWCS, encoded by the exons ATGGCAACGTCTGCTATCGTTGGCGCCGGACTAATGCAGTCAGAG TGTCCCAcagtcctgctgctggagccctTTTACGGAGGTTCGCACAAACAGCTGATCGACTTGCTGAAAGCTAACGTTGATGGTTGTTCAGTCTTCACCCTCCCTGCTAAGAAATGGCACTGGAGAGCAAGAACAGCGGCGCTGTACTTCAGCCAGACCATCCCTACCTGCCCATCGTACAG AGTCCtgttcagcagctcagtccTTAATCTGTGTGAGCTGGTAGCTCTCAGACCAGATCTGGCTCATTTAAAAAAGGTTCTGTACTTCCATGAGAACCAGCTGCTTTATCCAGTTCGCAAAGACCAGGACAGGGACTTCCAGTACGGATACAACCAGGTCCTCTCATG TCTGGTGTCAGATGTGGTGGCGTTTAACTCATGCTTCAACATGGATtccttcctgtcctccatctcctccttcatgAAGAAGATCCCGGACCACCGACCTAGAGACTTGGACCAGCTAATTCGTCCTAAGTGTGTGGTCTTGAACTACCCGGTCCAATTCCCTGATGTCAGCAG GCTGCTGCCCAAATACAAAGTGGCCCGCAGACAGACGGAGCTCCAGCCTGTAGG GTCTGTGGAGCTTCCATATCAGTCCACACCTGAACCCACAACTACCCAGAATCCTAGTATGGAAGAAGCCACTGAAGCCCTGCTGAAACCTTTGCATATTGTCTGGCCTCACAGGTG ggaACACGACAAAAACCCGGATCTGTTCTTCAGCACTCTTCTCCGACTGAAGGAGAAACAACTGGATTTTAAGCTGTCTGTGCTGGGAGAGACGTTTACTGATGTCCCAG AGATCTTCTCTGAGGCCAGACATCTGCTGGACCCCCACATCCTGAACTGGGGTTTCCTGTCCAGTAAAGAAGATTACCTTGGAGTGCTGTGTCAGGCCGACGTGGTTGTCTCCACAGCCAAACACGAATTCTTCGGCGTGGCCAT